The genome window ATATACTATAGTGTCATTATTTTGATTCGTTTTGTAATTGAAGTTATAATTAACTATGATAATGTTGCAATTTATAATAGAGCTACTGGTCCATATTGGTGGTCTTATTGGTTAATGTTTTTCTGTGCAGCAATTTTACCTTTTTCCTTATTGTCAAAAAAATTGAGAAATAAATTTTGGTACGTTTTTATTGCAGCATTTTGCATTAAAATTGGTTTTTATTTTGAAAGATATGTGATAATAATGTCAAATTTACATAGAGATTATTCTCCATCTGGTTGGTCAAATAGCAATTATATTTTTTTAAATTATTTAGGAATTAATTTTTTACAAGGCTTTTTATTAGCTATTTTAACATTGGTTCTTTATAATTCAATTATTAGGCTAAAAAATAAATAATCAATTATATTCGCAGAAATACAATTTTTCATGAACTTTATCTACATTATTTTAGGCTTAGTATTATTAGTCCTAGGCGGAAACTGGCTTTTAAAATCATCTGTTGGTTTATCACTAAAACTTAATATTTCTAAAATCATTGTAGGATTAACAGTGGTTTCGTTTGCTACTTCAGCACCTGAAATGATTGTAAGTATAAAAGCTGCTTTAGATGGTTTTCCTGATATAGCTGTTGGAAATGTTGTAGGTTCAAACATTGGTAATATTGGTCTGGTTTTAGGAATTGTTTTGCTAATAAATGCTATTCAAGTTGAAACAAATTTCTACACGACCGATTGGCCTATGAAAATGATTGCTTCAGTTTTATTGTTTTTCTTCTTAATACTAGATGGGAAACTTAGCCGAGCTGAAGGAATTATCTTTGTTGTACTTTTAATTGCTTTTGTAATTCATTTAATCAAGCAAAATAAAACGGTTGAAATTGAAATTAATGAAGAGAAAGAAACCGAGATGTCTTATTCGATAATTTTCGGATTATTAGCTATTGGTGGTTTTGCACTTTGGTTGGGCTCTGAATTATTAGTTGATGGAGCTGTTAGTCTTGCTGAAGGATTAGGAGTTAGTAAACGTGTAATTGCAATAACTGTTGTTTCAATTGGAACAAGTGTACCAGAATTAGCATCTTCAATTATAGCGGCAATTAAGAAAGAAAACGATATTTCAATTGGAAATATTATTGGATCTAACATTTTCAATATTTTAAGTGTTTTAGGTTTTACAGCAATCATTAAACCAATCGAAAATGTAGATGCTAAAATTTTGTCTTTCGATATTTATTGGTTGTTAGCCTTTGCATTTATTCTGTTGCCAATGGTTTTTCTACCAAAACGAAACAGTTTGTCATTTAAAGAAGGAGCGCTTTTAGTAGTATCTTATATTGTATTTATCTATTTTACCATTCAGTAATAAATTTATTTTTATATTTGGTAACCAAACATTTACCAAAAATGAATAGAAAATTACTTTTCTTTTTTACTTTCTTTTTTTGTTATGTAGTTCAAGCTCAAGAGGATGCTTGGGTGTATTTTAATGATAAACCTGATGCTGCTTTTTATTTGAGCAATCCTTTGCAAATGTTATCCCAACGAGCTTTGGACAGAAGAACAACGCAAGGAATTTTGTTAAACGATACCGATGTGCCTATTTCTCAAACGTATATTGACGAAGTAACAAATACTACTGGAATTACAGTAATGGCAAAATCAAAATGGTTAAATGCTTTGCATATTAGAGGTTCTCAATCCGATATTCAAACGCTTACTAATCTAACTTTTGTTAATCGAGTTGAATTTGCTGACCGAACTTTGAATTCAAGAACAGCTCCAACTAATAGAGTAAGGGAAATACAAAATGTAAACAAACAGCTTGAAGTTTTGGTAGATTACAATTATGGAGGTTCTTCAAATCAAATTCAAATGTTAAATGGACATTTGTTACACCAACAAAATTATACTGGTCAAGGAAAGATAATTGCAGTTATGGATGCTGGTTTTCCAGGTGTAGATACAGCGAGTCCTTTTCAACGTTTACGTGATAACAATCTAATTTTAGGTGGTTATAATTTTCCAGATAGAAATACTTCTTTTTACACAAGAGGTTCGCACGGAACAAATGTTTTGTCTTGTATGGGCGGATACGTAGATAATCAATTGGTAGGAACTGCACCTGATGCACAATATTATTTGTTTATTACAGAAGATATTAATTCAGAAAATCCGGTTGAAGAATCGTATTGGGTAGAAGCTGCTGAAATGGCGGATAGCTTAGGTGTTGATGTTATTAATACATCTTTAGGTTATTTTGAATATGATATTCCAAATTACAGTTATTCGTATGCTGATATGAATGGGACAAAAACATTTATATCAAGAGGTGCTGATATGGCTTTTTCAAAAGGAATGATTTGTGTTACAAGTGCTGGAAATTCAGGAGCCACTTCTGAACCACATATCGCAACACCTGCTGATGCAATAACCACATTGACTATTGGAGCAGTGAATGCGACGGAAGATTATGTTTCTTTTAGTTCTATCGGACCTTCTTTTGATGGAAGAGTAAAACCCGATGTTTGTGCAAAAGGTTTAAGTGCAACGGTAAGTAATACTGCTGGAGCTATTGTAAATGCAAACGGAACTTCATTTTCTAGTCCTATTATGGCTGGAATGGTAACTTCTTTTTGGTCTGCTGTTCCAAATATGACCAATGCAGAAGTTGTTCAATTTGTAAAACAATCAGCTGATTTATATGCCAATCCAACAATTTTTAAAGGATATGGTGTCCCTGATTTT of Flavobacterium channae contains these proteins:
- a CDS encoding calcium/sodium antiporter, which gives rise to MNFIYIILGLVLLVLGGNWLLKSSVGLSLKLNISKIIVGLTVVSFATSAPEMIVSIKAALDGFPDIAVGNVVGSNIGNIGLVLGIVLLINAIQVETNFYTTDWPMKMIASVLLFFFLILDGKLSRAEGIIFVVLLIAFVIHLIKQNKTVEIEINEEKETEMSYSIIFGLLAIGGFALWLGSELLVDGAVSLAEGLGVSKRVIAITVVSIGTSVPELASSIIAAIKKENDISIGNIIGSNIFNILSVLGFTAIIKPIENVDAKILSFDIYWLLAFAFILLPMVFLPKRNSLSFKEGALLVVSYIVFIYFTIQ
- a CDS encoding S8 family serine peptidase, with amino-acid sequence MNRKLLFFFTFFFCYVVQAQEDAWVYFNDKPDAAFYLSNPLQMLSQRALDRRTTQGILLNDTDVPISQTYIDEVTNTTGITVMAKSKWLNALHIRGSQSDIQTLTNLTFVNRVEFADRTLNSRTAPTNRVREIQNVNKQLEVLVDYNYGGSSNQIQMLNGHLLHQQNYTGQGKIIAVMDAGFPGVDTASPFQRLRDNNLILGGYNFPDRNTSFYTRGSHGTNVLSCMGGYVDNQLVGTAPDAQYYLFITEDINSENPVEESYWVEAAEMADSLGVDVINTSLGYFEYDIPNYSYSYADMNGTKTFISRGADMAFSKGMICVTSAGNSGATSEPHIATPADAITTLTIGAVNATEDYVSFSSIGPSFDGRVKPDVCAKGLSATVSNTAGAIVNANGTSFSSPIMAGMVTSFWSAVPNMTNAEVVQFVKQSADLYANPTIFKGYGVPDFQLALSNALSLNSNEIASVVLYPNPVKDKILVSLPNDGTSAKLTLYNNIGQQVNSYVINETNSTIYLESLASGLYFYQVEFANKTAKGKLLKL